In the Nilaparvata lugens isolate BPH chromosome 9, ASM1435652v1, whole genome shotgun sequence genome, one interval contains:
- the LOC120352985 gene encoding LOW QUALITY PROTEIN: piggyBac transposable element-derived protein 3-like (The sequence of the model RefSeq protein was modified relative to this genomic sequence to represent the inferred CDS: deleted 2 bases in 1 codon) — protein sequence MSWTDRLTVAEIASILEEDEDIVDPTFFIDPPENAAISECDSDDDTPTGNINHLSGNQLRARGELIGRKLTDDGLVEFRIGEIEEEEISQENTEEEGKCEQEVNEEESVSISTNKNTEERISENVTEKNSKKRKQKKDVNKKKKKKKVKVLKRIRKWQENDIADKTSIEFTRANFLEKDYSPVELFEFFFDNEVVEYIVFCTNLYAREKGNMDFSTSKNEIHQFFSILFLSGYNTMARYRMYWETAEDTHHEAVSSAMSRNCFEDLLRYIHFCENVKIDKDDKFAKVRPVMCMLNERWLQYFPGDVYLSIDESMVPYFGRHGAKQHIHGKPIRFGYKVWMLATRLGYAIQMEPYQGKSTGNKNPELGVGGSVVMDLISELPSDRKYCFFFDNFFTSLKLLEELRNNGHYGTGTIRVDRVQGAPLRQSQDLKKEPRGTSHQVTDTDTNITLVRYMDNSVFTMASTATGVQPMGKAKRWSSHQKKHIIIPQPNCVNWYNLHIGGVDRLDENVAAYRINIRNKKWYWPIIAYLLNFSMNNAWLLYRMTQRGVENKLDLLGFTRYIVRTYLQTCTTPRPSSGRPSMKVSNRVLPEVRFSGKDHFLETVEKQVRCALCSKATRKKCKICKVGCHVLCAEAFHTR from the exons ATGTCATGGACTGATAG gCTAACGGTCGCTGAAATCGCCAGTATtttagaagaagatgaagatattGTCGATCCAACATTTTTCATAGATCCACCTGAAAATGCAGCCATCAGCGAGTGTGATTCCGATGATGATACTCCTACAGGCAACATAAATCATTTATCTGGTAACCAACTCCGAGCTCGTGGTGAATTGATAGGAAGAAAGTTAACTGATGATGGGCTAGTTGAATTTAGAATCGGCgaaatagaggaagaagaaataagTCAAGAAAATACTGAAGAAGAAGGCAAATGTGAACAAGAAGTAAACGAAGAAGAGAGTGTATCAATAAgcacaaataaaaatactgaagAACGAATTAGTGAAAATGTGACTGAGAAAAATTCGAAGAAGAGGAAACAAAAGAAAGATGtgaacaaaaagaagaagaagaagaaggtgaaagtGCTCAAGAGAATTCGTAAATGGCAAGAaaatgacattgcagataagaCTTCTATAGAGTTTACTCGGGCAAATTTCTTGGAAAAAGACTATTCTCCAGTAGAGCTATTTGAATTCTTTTTTGACAATGAAGTGGTTGAATACATCGTTTTTTGTACTAATCTATATGCTAGAGAAAAGGGGAATATGGATTTTTCTACCTCGAAAAATGAAATACATcagtttttttctattctttttttGTCTGGCTATAACACAATGGCACGTTACAGAATGTACTGGGAAACAGCAGAAGACACCCATCATGAGGCAGTTTCAAGTGCTATGTCACGTAATTGTTTTGAAGATCTCCTACGTTACATCCACTTCTGTGAAAATGTAAAGATTGACAAAGATGACAAATTTGCTAAAGTCCGGCCAGTCATGTGTATGTTGAACGAACGATGGCTTCAGTACTTTCCTGGTGATGTCTATCTTTCAATCGATGAGTCCATGGTACCATATTTTGGTAGACATGGCGCAAAACAACATATCCATGGGAAGCCTATTAGATTTGGCTACAAAGTTTGGATGCTTGCTACAAGGTTAGGATATGCAATTCAAATGGAACCATATCAGGGCAAATCGACTGGT AACAAAAATCCAGAACTCGGTGTGGGAGGGTCAGTTGTAATGGACCTAATTTCCGAACTTCCATCGGATAGGAAATACTGTTTCTTCTTTGACAACTTCTTCACATCTCTCAAACTACTGGAGGAATTGCGAAATAATGGACACTACGGAACAGGAACAATCAGAGTAGACAGAGTACAGGGTGCCCCTCTCCGCCAGTCTCAAGATCTAAAAAAAGAGCCAAGAGGAACTTCCCATCAAGTCACTGATACAGACACTAATATAACCCTTGTAAGATACATGGATAATAGTGTCTTTACAATGGCATCAACAGCAACAGGTGTTCAGCCAATGGGAAAAGCAAAACGTTGGTCAAGTCATCAGAAAAAGCACATAATTATTCCTCAGCCTAATTGTGTGAACTGGTATAATTTGCATATCGGTGGGGTGGATAGATTAGACGAGAATGTTGCTGCATACCGGATAAACATCCGTAATAAGAAGTGGTATTGGCCGATCATTGCATACCTCTTGAATTTTAGTATGAACAATGCTTGGTTATTGTACAGAATGACACAAAGAGGGGTGGAAAACAAACTTGATCTCCTTGGCTTTACAAGATACATTGTCCGCACTTATTTACAAACATGCACAACCCCTCGCCCTTCTTCAGGAAGACCAAGTATGAAAGTGTCTAATAGGGTTCTGCCGGAAGTTCGTTTCAGTGGTAAGGATCATTTTCTGGAAACCGTCGAAAAACAAGTACGCTGTGCATTGTGTTCCAAAGCAACCagaaaaaaatgcaaaatatgCAAAGTTGGTTGCCATGTGTTGTGTGCAGAGGCATTCCACACCCGCTAA